TGAAACGaggaaatattatacattgatttaaagtatttttattaagcACATTAAGTATTTcgttgtactatacagtTATATagcagtaacaataataatagtaataacaatagaaaaagtattaaataggaaaaaatatattatgttaatTTGATACACTACATgaatataaattcattatatatatgattaaaaGGATAAGACTAAAATTGTATACATGAaagataaaatgaaatattacaacatttatttaagtatACATTAATGCGATAATGTTAGAATTAACACTAccaagcaaaataatattaataattataagctatttttaatgattaattttaatatataaatgaattgGAAGCTTTAATGGTAGAAAATATAAGGGATAATTAAACTATGTATAATAAGTAAATTTTATATGGCTACATCtttgtcttaaaaaaacatacttcccttatctctctcctcttaaaggacaatataacaacctaataacacatagttttctattacacttaaatttgcatcaatagttatttatatgttatatatttaatatttactaagtattattttaaaaacaatatacattcaaaGTCTTATTTAATCTTATgaatacgggttcagtgctaattgtcgttttaaaccgtggaaAAGAtgcttaaaatatattgtaaaactacccaataaggtatacttctaaattgaagtatataggaataaaaatcgTGGTATAAGACttattaaaatgaattacaaatttatttatattaaataaaaacaatattaaaattatgcaatttcatagaaaatggagcatgtaacttaatttggaaaaactataattttaataaaacagtagtatataatattagaaacagtatataagtatttaatattttttataaaatgagTATTCATATGCTTATAAGGATtatagaaataatatatttctcaaATGTTTCGATTTGTTTAGTATATTAGTTTTGGGACACCAtctattaaaacaaaagatatgaTGTTGTTtatgttctatattaaagcatatttataagatgatatatttttaattcattataatcatattttaattttattatagaGTTATACGTAAAGgtattaagaataataatttatacaaaattgtattatatatacaataataacaaatgtattaaacaatCCCCCCAAATAAGGCAATTTATCTAACTGccaaaaagtatatattgttccatattatctttaaatttaaattaagaataatcaaaatatttttatctacagATAATTGctatatatagggttaaataattgtattacttattttagtatatatatatatatatatatataatatgatacCCCCTTAACCTAgagattataaattatattccatCATAATGGAAGACGATAtagtatatacattttttgatattatatttcctataaacttcattaagttttattttaataacattttcttaatacatatttttatcaatttttttttaaatggtttCTTAGTGTGGAAACTTTGTTGTTTTGAGGATGTATTTACCCGATAAATTAGGCGAAAGCGCAAAAattgattttaaaaaaagtagTAGTCTCAAAAAATACTGCCCTAATGGAAACTGCGATACTAatctcgataaaattaaagctggatttttatggttatttgaaaaaaattgttcTAAATACGAAATTACAGATGAAGATGGACAGGGAGGTACACACGAAAATACAtgttataatgaaaaaaatattaatgcaatttttctatatattatttcatgGTTAAGTTACAAATTAAATCAAAGCTCAGAGCACAATTTCACCAAAATAAAGGATTTTTATAATGCATATGTAAATGATAACACAGAGTATAACGATCTTATAACTAATGCCCAAAAGTGTACAAATCTTAAGGAAATCATAGATCAAAAAAGTGATTTGTtggatattaatattaaagatatgtctgatttttatgatgcattcaaatcattatgtaacatgtataATAGTGTTGCAACGAGTAAACATGACACACTGTTAGATAAtgctattaatttttttaacgaATATACAGAGATCAacgattattataatattgaaaaCAGCCCATATAGTCAAATATTGTCTTTtttatcaactgattatAATACTTTTACAACTAAAAATGCTAGCAAGATTGATAATTCTAAAAAATTCCCAATTCTTCCAACAGAAAAAGCAACAAAATCACTTATACGACATTCATCTATACAAATTTCAGTAATCCCAAtgacatttatttttgttgcattacttatatatttaggaattatgtataaggtaaataaaatcaaatgaatatataaaataaaaaatatatattataactacaaaattaacatttattttttactatttttatattagcgTTCATCATTTGACTTTCGGGAAAGGCTTCAAAAACTCAATTTaagaatcaaaaaaataaaaaggaaaataattcattaatatatgattcaaagagtagtgactatttcaggaatagtaataatgattgatatattttaaaaaactgtctatttgaaaataaataaatttttatcataattttgcataatttttatatagtttttatgttgtggatcAGGATTGAAGCTGTGTTTGTCGAATTCATATTCGTGTTCAagttaagtattatatctttatttaatcttttataatttgaacactaattaaatatatatactactCCGTTTGTTTAATTACTATATGACGTTCAAAAGttcaaatatgcaaccaaaaaggAACATAAGATAATATGAATGGGATTGTATAAcatttgttaataatttataatatatataattgagtgttaatatatatttaatattgttaaagtaaaataactatatttcatatataaatatatatatttgctatataataattgtcaTTATATAAGACTTGTTAGCCCAGATATATAtcgaattatgcatatcataatatataatgcatttctttatttgataaaacattttatttagtaaaacttattatttgtatcatatttattttaatttaaatcgtgTTATCCAAATGAACTATATAGTAATCTATACATCAGGgtatgaattataataaaattcattttgaatattcatctacattataatatgcCTTCAGGTTAATgggtatatttttaatactaattaaacatattaccaatatataatatatagccataaaatatagatgcgtgaatatcgatcgagaatcgacaatataacattgtctataaaatattattatgcatataaaatttttaataatacaataaaaatacactatagatatatgtataataaatttataaattacaaatatatataatatccaCTTACCCATTTCAACACTTTGCGTTTatgataaatttttaaactcaaataataaaaatagttctatatacattaatttatttgctataaaggtataatattagattaatcactattaattttaaaactttatagttttgaagtataaataaattacactttaaaatagttaaaaaacaaaatataagaatgttaataaaatgtcatcttttgttataataattataaataatatgatagataaaACTagagttattattatacgcctatacatataatctaataaaataccaataattaatattaaaatattgttttattataaaaccttcatataattaaatattaatattatctaAAAGAcgcataataatacattataaaggtatcaatgttatatattttgttaaaaactcaatttgggatatgtggttttttattctaaaaatatggataaatGGAGAAAGGGTTAAGATTCAATGCATGTtaaatgttattttattattccatattaacacgtattatattatcattgttttatcatagaattaataaaatatagaatattaATAAACTACTTGAATACATATACATTAATAActataaaatgtataagaTAAATCAACTATGTAGAcaaattttctaaatttatatattaaaagagaaaatatatcttatctctctcctcttaaaggaaaatataacaacctaattaaacatagttttttattatactttaaaatttgcattaatacttatttatatgttatatatttaatatttaatagatattattttaaaaacatcaTGCATTCAAAGTCTTATTTAAGCATATGAATACGGTCCCAGTGCTAATTATTGTTATAAACTGTGGAAAAGatgcgtaaaatatattataaaattactcaATAGGTATATTtcaaattgaagtatatagaaataaaaataaatctatttaatgcattaaaattattttttaatttatctatattaaataaaaacaatattaaaattatataatttgcatatagatgtaagtaaaataacttaatttgaaaatactacaattttaataaaacagtggtaatataatattagaaacaagtatataaatatttaatatacttttaaaaaatgactatttatatacttttaaaaaatatactaataatagattaattaatttttatataattacaggtttatggatataaatatatttattaaaacatgagagaaaaaattgtatttttctatattgagACATAAATATAAGGGGATGTTTTTAAACTCattacaaaattatttaagtttttataatggatattattaataatcataaatttaagcataaattatgttatacatatgaccaaaatatatatctccAATTTAAGGCAGTTTAGCCAATTccaataaattatatataaacttaCTATGATGTtactattgtattattactttacaataattttaaattaatactaaaaataaaatgtggtTAACTAcagataatttttatataaagaatataattttacGTACCCTATTTTGATGTagtatatatgaaattaatatgatgtacttaatttatagttcaaaaataaatttccaATATGTTGACTAGTAGAGTGGTACATACATTTTCTTGAATAAAACTGTTTGCtattacacattttttatattgtattatctATAAACTAATAATAAGTTCATTTTAatagacatttttatatgattttttaaaattgtttctTAGTGTGGAGAGTTTGAAAGTATGTGGAAGTTCTTTTCCGATGATTTAAGTGAATCtggaaattataattttgcaACTGGAATGCTCAAGAGTTACTGTCCTAAAGGAAAATGTGACAGCTATATcaataaaattgatgctggatgtttatggttatttaataaattgtatggggataatgaaaaatttatgtatGATGCAGATGGCAAGACTGATATTGTTGtatacattatgatatggttaggctataaattaaataaaaagttaAATACAGAATTTCCAAATCTAAATGAATTTTACAATAAACATATGAAGAATACCGATGAGTATAATAATCATATAGATGGTGTTGATAGTTATAGTAGTTATAATgatcttataaataaaaaagaagaattGGTAAATATTTCTAATGAAAATATGTCCAAACTTtatgatttatttaaaattttatgcaATATGATTAATAATGCTGGTAAAAAAGACAATGGTGaaacatatttaaaacatGCTAATGAATTTGTTGGTGAATATCAAAAGCTttttaatgataatgataataatgttgaaggaaattcatataataaaatattgtctatattatcaaatgattatactTCTTACGGAGAGCAAAGTATTTATagtcatataaaaaaattacatccCAAACTTATAacggaaaaaaaaacacatgtTTCTGAACCAGGTTCTAATGAAACACAAATGGATGGTCTCATGAGTGGAACATCAACAGCAATTTCTGAAACTAAAGTATCAGATTCTGAAACTGATGTATTAGATTCTGAAACGACACTATCAAGTTCATTGacaataaacaaattaatttcaATTCCATTTGTATTGGTTGtaacattaattttattaggaattgcatataaggtaaataataagtcaattaaaaaatatattcagcAGTGAGTAAtttgtgaatataaataaattatacattttttttaatttttatattagtattcgttattcggatttcggaaacgatctcaaaaacatttaagagaaaagctaaaaacatgaagaaaatgaatcataatatatgattcgaagagtagtAACTAtctcaggaatagtaataatgattgatatatCTAAGAAACTATCTATttggaaataaataattttttgtcataattttatatagtttttatgttatggGTCAGGGTTGATACTGTGGTTGTAGAATCCACAGTCGGGTTagggttaagtattatatttttatttaattttttataacttgagcactaatttaatatatgtaccatcccgtatgtttaatcacgagATGAAGTTCAAAATGTGTACCCCCCAAATGGGTActtccattaatatgaaaggggTTACATAACATACTTTATAAGTTATGATATATACAACTGAGTGTTcatgccgatttaatatgattaaaataaatatattacaaatattaatataaatattttctatataataattgtctattatataagccttgataacccagagctatattgaattatgcatatcataatatgtttatttatttggtgaaatattttatttagtaaaacttattatttgtgccatattgattttaatttaaatcatgttatccaactgattgtaatcatatatattcataaaatattgaTCGATATTCGATaatacaacgttatctataaaaggcattttatgcatctaaaatttttagtaatacataaaaaatacactataagtatatatataataaatttataaatatatataatactcacttttttcatttcaacACTTAACATTTATGTTAATGTTCTAATTTATATTGATAGAAATagtttcatatatattaatttatttattataaagatataataatagattaatcactattattttttaaactttatagttttgaagtataaataaattatattttaaaatagctaaaacataaaatataagtatattaataaaacttaatatcatattttattataataattataaataatacgataaatatattgcattattattatattactatacatataaactagtaaaatgttataataataactaatattgaaatatcggtttattgtgaaactttcatataattaaataatatttttttcgaaaaGACATAtgataatacattataaaggtatcaatgttatattattatttaatatccAATTTGAcatttgtagttttatattctaaaaatatggataaatGGAGAAAGGGTTAAGATTCAATACATGTtaaatgttattttattattccatattaacacgtattatattatcattgttttatcatagaattaataaaatatagaatttttaataaattatatgaatgtatatacattgataactataacaataaaatatttaatataaaaaataactatgTAGAACATTAACCAATATTTAAcgaaatttatatattaaaagagcaaaTATATCTCAtttctctcctcttaaataacaatataccaacctaattaaacattgTTTTCTAtttactttaaaatttgcatcaatagctatttatatgttatatatttaatatttactaagtattattttaaaaacaatatacattcaaaGTCTTATTT
This genomic window from Plasmodium yoelii strain 17X genome assembly, chromosome: 7 contains:
- a CDS encoding PIR protein translates to MEDDICGNFVVLRMYLPDKLGESAKIDFKKSSSLKKYCPNGNCDTNLDKIKAGFLWLFEKNCSKYEITDEDGQGGTHENTCYNEKNINAIFLYIISWLSYKLNQSSEHNFTKIKDFYNAYVNDNTEYNDLITNAQKCTNLKEIIDQKSDLLDINIKDMSDFYDAFKSLCNMYNSVATSKHDTLLDNAINFFNEYTEINDYYNIENSPYSQILSFLSTDYNTFTTKNASKIDNSKKFPILPTEKATKSLIRHSSIQISVIPMTFIFVALLIYLGIMYKASKTQFKNQKNKKENNSLIYDSKSSDYFRNSNND
- a CDS encoding PIR protein — translated: MLTSRVCGEFESMWKFFSDDLSESGNYNFATGMLKSYCPKGKCDSYINKIDAGCLWLFNKLYGDNEKFMYDADGKTDIVVYIMIWLGYKLNKKLNTEFPNLNEFYNKHMKNTDEYNNHIDGVDSYSSYNDLINKKEELVNISNENMSKLYDLFKILCNMINNAGKKDNGETYLKHANEFVGEYQKLFNDNDNNVEGNSYNKILSILSNDYTSYGEQSIYSHIKKLHPKLITEKKTHVSEPGSNETQMDGLMSGTSTAISETKVSDSETDVLDSETTLSSSLTINKLISIPFVLVVTLILLGIAYKYSLFGFRKRSQKHLREKLKT